A single window of Desulforegula conservatrix Mb1Pa DNA harbors:
- a CDS encoding SPFH domain-containing protein: MFFFDFILSINWEYAALAVCFAILLYASVVVVGGNEIALIERRWFGRKMPQGRVVALGNEVGIQARTLGPGLHFLIPFIYKAKKSVFTEILENEIGLIESVDGSSIPAGNIFAAVVAGHNSYQDGEAFIKNGGQKGPQIEVLPPGKYRINPYLFKLTMGAVTSIKDFEIGIVESVDGVAIPEGKIFAQAVEGHSSFQNGEAFIKNGGQKGPQIEIIPPGNYRINPYLFKVTKNKATKISEGEIGLIESADGTSIPAGRIFANVVAGHNSFQSGADFIKNGGQKGPQTEILPPGVYRIHPNLFKVTNTKAVVIAKGEVGMVTAQDGAPIPMGRLLAQSVPGHSNYENGEAFLKNGGQKGPQIDVLLPGTYRINLNLFQIQIAPAVVIAANKVGLVTALDGIPLPEREYVACPITGHNDYQDGSAFLSKQGQRGPQLDVLRPGTYYINPFMFSVEVDDVAVIERGQVGVVVSNVGDDPTEEMKKRLGSTQIGASVEEGKEKYVVPKGFRGIQEEVAGPGRYYLNRRAFMVYIIDTTNITIDWDDQDDTRFDQLTVISKDGFPIQVAVKVVIRVRPDQAPYMVAKVGSIDNLIQHVIHPMIDSSFRNQASTASAMNFLQSRSEEQAKAETRARADLERYHVECVSVLICQIRLPEDLMQTQTKRIIAEQQQEMYKMEQKSQAERTEMEKMRATADQQPTLVASEIAVKVASQKKMEMITLAEGTAEAKALEGAGEGKRLIAIGDGEASKIAAIGEATAQAYSKQKAAIGEDAIKQIKIVELISSSIEKGKIKIVPDVLVAGGGNATDGLMGMLTKLLPGIDVSALLKKSGKSSSDTLSE, from the coding sequence ATGTTTTTTTTTGATTTTATTTTATCGATTAACTGGGAGTATGCGGCCCTGGCAGTTTGTTTTGCCATTCTGCTGTATGCGTCTGTGGTCGTGGTGGGAGGTAATGAAATCGCCCTGATCGAGCGCCGGTGGTTTGGCCGGAAAATGCCCCAGGGCAGGGTTGTTGCGCTTGGCAATGAAGTAGGTATTCAGGCTAGGACGCTCGGCCCTGGTCTGCATTTCCTGATACCGTTTATCTACAAGGCGAAAAAAAGCGTTTTTACAGAAATTCTGGAAAATGAAATCGGACTGATCGAATCAGTGGACGGGTCATCCATTCCTGCGGGAAATATCTTTGCCGCTGTTGTGGCAGGCCATAATTCCTATCAGGACGGCGAGGCATTCATAAAAAATGGCGGACAGAAAGGGCCTCAGATCGAGGTGCTGCCTCCGGGTAAATACCGTATCAACCCTTATCTGTTCAAGCTGACCATGGGTGCAGTGACCTCAATCAAGGATTTCGAAATAGGGATTGTTGAGTCTGTGGACGGTGTGGCCATTCCTGAAGGAAAGATATTTGCCCAGGCCGTGGAAGGGCACTCATCTTTTCAGAACGGAGAAGCATTTATCAAAAATGGAGGACAAAAAGGGCCTCAGATTGAAATCATTCCGCCTGGAAACTATCGTATCAATCCTTATCTGTTCAAGGTGACAAAAAACAAGGCCACCAAGATCAGCGAAGGTGAGATCGGCTTAATTGAGTCGGCTGACGGCACATCAATTCCTGCTGGCCGCATTTTCGCAAATGTTGTGGCTGGCCACAATTCATTCCAGTCAGGTGCTGATTTCATCAAAAATGGGGGCCAGAAAGGGCCTCAGACTGAAATCCTTCCTCCAGGTGTTTACCGTATTCATCCAAATCTTTTCAAGGTGACCAATACCAAGGCCGTGGTAATCGCCAAGGGTGAAGTCGGCATGGTCACAGCCCAGGACGGAGCTCCAATACCCATGGGCAGACTCTTGGCACAAAGTGTTCCTGGGCATTCAAACTATGAAAATGGCGAAGCGTTCCTTAAAAATGGCGGACAGAAAGGCCCTCAGATCGATGTGCTTCTGCCCGGAACATACCGTATCAATCTCAATCTTTTTCAGATACAGATCGCGCCGGCCGTTGTCATAGCAGCCAACAAGGTCGGTCTGGTCACAGCTCTTGACGGTATTCCATTGCCTGAACGTGAATATGTGGCCTGCCCCATCACCGGCCATAATGATTATCAGGACGGCTCAGCGTTTCTGTCCAAGCAGGGGCAACGTGGCCCCCAGCTTGACGTTCTCAGACCCGGAACATATTACATCAACCCATTCATGTTCAGCGTGGAAGTCGATGATGTCGCAGTAATTGAGCGTGGTCAGGTCGGAGTTGTCGTATCAAACGTCGGCGATGATCCCACTGAAGAGATGAAAAAACGTCTCGGATCAACCCAGATCGGCGCTTCCGTTGAAGAGGGTAAAGAAAAATATGTCGTACCAAAAGGTTTCAGGGGAATTCAGGAAGAAGTGGCCGGGCCTGGCCGCTATTACCTCAACCGCCGGGCATTTATGGTGTATATCATTGACACCACAAACATCACCATAGACTGGGACGATCAGGACGACACCCGCTTTGACCAGTTGACCGTCATATCCAAGGACGGTTTTCCAATTCAGGTGGCAGTCAAGGTGGTTATTCGTGTAAGGCCGGATCAGGCGCCATACATGGTGGCCAAGGTCGGCTCCATAGACAACCTCATTCAACACGTTATTCATCCTATGATAGACTCGTCGTTCAGGAATCAGGCATCCACGGCTTCAGCCATGAATTTTCTCCAGAGCAGATCCGAAGAGCAGGCAAAGGCTGAAACAAGGGCCAGGGCAGATCTTGAGAGATACCATGTGGAATGCGTATCAGTCCTTATCTGCCAGATCCGTCTTCCGGAAGATCTTATGCAGACCCAGACCAAGCGCATCATAGCTGAACAGCAGCAGGAAATGTACAAGATGGAGCAGAAATCCCAGGCTGAACGAACCGAGATGGAAAAGATGAGGGCCACAGCGGATCAGCAGCCCACCCTGGTTGCATCGGAAATTGCGGTAAAAGTGGCGTCCCAGAAGAAAATGGAAATGATCACCCTTGCCGAAGGTACGGCAGAGGCAAAAGCCCTTGAAGGAGCCGGAGAAGGCAAGCGCCTGATAGCCATAGGTGACGGCGAGGCGTCCAAGATTGCCGCTATAGGTGAGGCGACTGCCCAGGCCTACAGCAAACAGAAGGCGGCCATTGGCGAAGATGCCATCAAGCAGATCAAGATCGTGGAGCTGATTTCTTCATCCATAGAAAAAGGCAAAATCAAGATTGTCCCGGATGTTCTTGTGGCAGGCGGAGGCAACGCAACTGACGGACTTATGGGCATGTTGACAAAGCTTCTGCCAGGTATTGATGTTTCAGCTCTTCTGAAGAAGTCCGGCAAGTCATCAAGCGATACTCTTTCAGAATAA
- a CDS encoding type 1 glutamine amidotransferase — MRLHWVQHVPFEGLGHIGAWATTKGFSVSVTKTYEDASFPETDGIDLLVIMGGPMGVYDTDVYPWLAPEKGFIGKAIKDGVKIIGICLGAQLIADVLGAKVTQNPEKEIGWFRLNTEKKYNGLLKGLFDDSPEAFHWHGDTFAIPSGSELVCSSEGCVNQAFDYQDRVFGLQFHLETTPSSAQDLIMNCGDEIKAGGRYIQSEKEVAADSSKFQKLNTIMEDVLERIIAAV; from the coding sequence ATGAGGCTTCACTGGGTTCAGCATGTGCCTTTCGAGGGATTGGGGCATATCGGGGCATGGGCAACAACAAAAGGGTTCAGCGTTTCAGTAACAAAAACATATGAAGATGCATCTTTCCCTGAAACTGATGGGATCGATCTTCTTGTGATCATGGGCGGTCCCATGGGTGTTTATGATACTGATGTTTACCCTTGGCTTGCCCCTGAAAAGGGTTTCATCGGAAAAGCAATAAAAGATGGCGTTAAAATAATCGGAATCTGTCTTGGGGCGCAGCTTATTGCCGATGTTCTTGGCGCAAAAGTTACTCAAAATCCTGAAAAGGAAATAGGCTGGTTCAGATTAAATACTGAAAAAAAATATAATGGCCTGCTTAAAGGCCTGTTTGATGATTCTCCAGAAGCCTTTCACTGGCACGGCGATACCTTTGCTATTCCATCCGGAAGCGAGCTTGTCTGTTCAAGCGAAGGATGTGTAAATCAGGCCTTTGATTATCAGGACAGGGTTTTTGGTCTGCAATTCCATCTTGAAACAACACCATCTTCTGCCCAGGATCTTATCATGAACTGCGGCGATGAAATAAAAGCTGGTGGCAGATATATTCAGTCTGAAAAAGAGGTTGCAGCAGATTCATCAAAATTTCAAAAACTGAATACTATCATGGAAGATGTTCTTGAGAGAATTATTGCTGCGGTATGA
- the mtnA gene encoding S-methyl-5-thioribose-1-phosphate isomerase yields MKEKNQKPIWFKEDGIVCAIDQRRLPHEFTVLELKTVDDVIHALKTMVVRGAPLIGLSGAWGVYIAVFSAPVSENREEYIKSECLRVKNARPTAVNLAWAVDMCLEAVLEEKDPASQLRIAKEKALWVDDYESENCRKIGVNGLDIIKKISEAKKGKTVNILTHCNAGWLACIAHGTATAPVYAAFDAGIDVHVWVDETRPLNQGSRLTAWELGKHGVKHTVIADNTGGHLMQHGMVDMVIVGTDRTTRAGDVANKIGTYLKALAAKDNGIPFYVALPSSTFDWTITDGLKDIPIEERNPDEIRYVQGFNDGRIISVLVPPENSPAADYAFDVTPARLVTGFITENGVCGASEKEILSLFPDKKR; encoded by the coding sequence ATGAAAGAAAAAAATCAGAAACCTATCTGGTTCAAGGAAGACGGCATTGTCTGCGCCATTGATCAGAGGCGGTTGCCCCATGAGTTTACCGTTCTTGAACTTAAAACCGTAGACGATGTAATCCACGCCCTAAAGACAATGGTTGTCAGGGGCGCTCCTTTGATTGGTCTCAGTGGCGCATGGGGAGTTTATATCGCTGTCTTTTCTGCTCCTGTTTCTGAAAACAGGGAAGAATATATAAAGTCAGAATGCCTCAGGGTAAAAAACGCAAGGCCTACGGCCGTCAATCTCGCATGGGCTGTTGATATGTGTCTTGAAGCAGTTCTTGAGGAAAAAGATCCTGCTTCCCAGCTAAGAATTGCAAAGGAGAAAGCTCTCTGGGTTGATGATTATGAATCAGAAAACTGCCGAAAAATAGGCGTTAACGGACTGGATATCATTAAAAAGATTTCAGAGGCAAAAAAAGGAAAGACAGTAAATATCCTCACCCACTGCAACGCAGGCTGGCTTGCATGCATTGCCCACGGTACGGCAACAGCTCCTGTCTACGCTGCATTTGACGCTGGAATCGATGTGCATGTCTGGGTGGATGAGACTCGTCCTTTAAATCAAGGCTCAAGGCTGACAGCGTGGGAGCTTGGTAAGCACGGAGTAAAGCATACTGTGATAGCAGATAATACCGGCGGCCATCTCATGCAGCATGGAATGGTCGATATGGTCATTGTAGGCACTGACAGAACAACCCGTGCAGGAGACGTGGCAAACAAGATAGGAACCTACCTCAAGGCTCTGGCAGCAAAGGATAACGGAATTCCATTTTATGTCGCTCTTCCTTCTTCGACCTTTGACTGGACAATCACAGACGGATTGAAAGATATTCCTATAGAAGAACGTAATCCCGATGAAATCAGATATGTGCAGGGATTTAATGACGGAAGGATAATTAGTGTCCTTGTTCCGCCCGAGAACAGTCCTGCCGCAGATTATGCCTTTGACGTAACGCCTGCAAGACTTGTTACCGGCTTTATCACTGAAAATGGCGTTTGCGGGGCAAGCGAGAAAGAAATTCTTTCATTATTTCCAGATAAAAAGAGATGA
- a CDS encoding transporter, translating into MARNKFTSFTKSFLLSTLILATTWTASMAGDTRGYIPAPADTVGVLFYYWHTSGFEKYKDGDKVADDFNLSANTQIFRPVYYTTLASMPATIQALIPFGDITVDGTSVGNKSFSSSGLADPTILAGIWPISNPETKTWLGITEWFKMPLGEYDNKRVLNMGANQWAFKSEIGFVKGWGDFYLELSPYIEFYTDNSDSGAASATLEKDPTFAMETHLSYDISKTVLVSLDHYYKKGGETTVADVAMDDEAETHSLQFTLGVTPAPKQRLLLQYLEDLSVENGSKTSRFGARYTYIF; encoded by the coding sequence ATGGCCAGAAATAAATTTACGTCTTTCACAAAATCGTTCCTGTTATCCACCCTTATCCTTGCTACAACGTGGACAGCCTCAATGGCTGGTGACACAAGGGGATATATTCCTGCACCGGCTGATACGGTTGGCGTTCTTTTTTATTACTGGCACACTTCGGGTTTTGAAAAATACAAAGATGGCGACAAGGTTGCTGACGACTTCAATCTTTCAGCAAATACCCAGATATTCAGGCCCGTCTATTACACTACCCTTGCTTCCATGCCTGCGACAATCCAGGCCCTAATACCATTTGGAGACATAACAGTTGACGGTACCAGCGTAGGCAACAAATCGTTTTCTTCGTCAGGACTCGCAGACCCCACAATCCTTGCAGGCATATGGCCCATCAGTAATCCGGAGACAAAAACATGGCTTGGTATAACTGAATGGTTCAAGATGCCGCTGGGTGAGTATGACAATAAAAGAGTCCTCAATATGGGGGCAAATCAATGGGCTTTCAAATCAGAGATTGGATTCGTTAAAGGCTGGGGTGATTTCTATCTTGAGCTTTCACCTTATATTGAATTCTATACTGACAACAGTGATTCAGGAGCTGCCAGTGCGACTCTTGAAAAAGATCCGACATTCGCAATGGAAACCCATCTTAGCTATGACATAAGCAAAACCGTGCTTGTTTCACTCGACCACTATTACAAAAAAGGCGGGGAAACCACAGTGGCAGATGTCGCAATGGATGATGAGGCTGAAACCCACTCTCTTCAGTTTACACTTGGAGTTACACCGGCGCCAAAACAAAGACTTCTTCTCCAGTACCTCGAAGACTTGAGCGTGGAAAACGGCTCAAAAACAAGCCGTTTCGGAGCAAGATATACTTACATTTTTTAA
- a CDS encoding TusE/DsrC/DsvC family sulfur relay protein: MATNVDFQGKTFVVDEDGFLEDFNTYTAEWVDYCKKEEGIETLSDEHWQVINVLQDYYKKNGIAPMVRVLSKLTGFKLKHIYELFPSGPGKGACKMAGLPKPTGCV; this comes from the coding sequence ATGGCAACAAATGTAGATTTTCAGGGCAAGACGTTCGTAGTTGATGAGGATGGTTTCCTCGAAGATTTCAATACCTACACTGCAGAGTGGGTTGATTACTGCAAAAAGGAAGAAGGTATCGAAACTCTTTCTGACGAACATTGGCAGGTAATTAACGTTCTTCAGGATTACTACAAGAAGAACGGCATTGCACCAATGGTTCGCGTTCTTTCAAAACTCACAGGTTTCAAGCTTAAGCACATCTATGAACTGTTCCCTTCAGGACCAGGAAAAGGAGCTTGCAAAATGGCTGGTCTCCCAAAACCAACCGGTTGCGTATAG
- a CDS encoding IscA/HesB family protein gives MLTVTPAATKQIKIFLENRDAAPVRIFLHSGGCGGPQIAMAFDELSEGDEVIKIEDITYIIEKEFFAAAQPISVEFTEADGFSVNSPMKFESGGCSGCSCGSSCGSN, from the coding sequence ATGTTAACTGTTACACCAGCTGCCACAAAACAGATAAAAATTTTTCTTGAAAACAGGGACGCGGCTCCTGTAAGAATTTTTCTCCATTCCGGAGGATGTGGTGGCCCACAGATAGCTATGGCTTTTGATGAACTCAGCGAAGGCGACGAGGTCATAAAAATAGAAGATATAACCTATATAATTGAAAAAGAGTTTTTTGCTGCTGCTCAGCCAATATCCGTTGAATTCACAGAAGCGGACGGTTTTTCTGTGAACTCGCCCATGAAGTTTGAAAGTGGCGGATGCTCTGGCTGCAGCTGCGGAAGCTCATGCGGCAGCAACTAA
- a CDS encoding bifunctional UDP-sugar hydrolase/5'-nucleotidase, with protein sequence MKKMIILSALSALCLLIFQAPSYAKSNDLVILFSGDTAGSIEPCGCSPRKGGISRRAAFIEKIRKENENVLVLDCGDMFLKNKNPGELRAKTIATAMGIMKYDAVNIGDYDLGFGKQFFTGIAKKNSLPFVSANISLPEEKSKNEGNIIQPYKIINLNGLKVGITGITPSIYFTDEAINKEVSINRDMNGALQKALSEMNKKADFSILLSHLGDDATKNYLEMNDLEKVFVAIAGHGRHLSFEPRLIKNTYMVQNSMSGESIGMLKIHLNEKNIPESCTLENITLALEMPEDPQIAKLIKEFDTEAIKIEESERNAKVKAEEEDARKKVLKLSPDAFMEKMKKSKDGTVPME encoded by the coding sequence ATGAAAAAAATGATTATCCTGTCCGCGCTGTCAGCCTTATGCTTATTAATTTTTCAAGCCCCGTCGTATGCAAAGTCTAATGATCTTGTTATTTTGTTTTCAGGTGACACAGCCGGATCCATTGAGCCATGTGGTTGCAGCCCTAGAAAGGGCGGTATATCAAGAAGGGCGGCATTTATTGAAAAAATCCGCAAGGAAAACGAAAACGTTCTGGTTCTTGATTGCGGTGACATGTTTCTTAAAAATAAAAACCCGGGCGAGCTAAGGGCCAAAACCATAGCAACGGCAATGGGTATAATGAAATACGACGCCGTCAATATCGGTGATTATGATCTTGGGTTTGGCAAACAGTTTTTCACTGGGATTGCGAAAAAGAATTCACTGCCCTTTGTATCAGCCAATATAAGCTTACCTGAAGAAAAAAGCAAAAATGAAGGCAATATCATCCAACCATATAAAATCATTAATTTAAACGGATTAAAAGTTGGCATTACAGGCATCACTCCTTCCATATATTTTACTGATGAAGCAATCAATAAAGAAGTTTCAATTAATAGAGACATGAATGGAGCATTGCAGAAAGCCCTTTCCGAAATGAACAAGAAAGCAGATTTTTCAATTCTGCTTTCCCATCTGGGAGACGACGCGACAAAAAACTATCTGGAAATGAATGATCTGGAAAAAGTTTTTGTAGCAATAGCAGGGCATGGACGGCATTTGAGCTTCGAGCCCAGACTTATCAAAAATACTTATATGGTGCAAAACAGCATGTCCGGCGAAAGTATCGGAATGTTAAAAATACATTTGAATGAAAAAAATATCCCCGAATCTTGTACACTTGAAAATATTACACTTGCCCTTGAAATGCCTGAAGATCCTCAAATAGCAAAGCTGATAAAAGAGTTTGATACAGAAGCCATCAAAATTGAAGAATCTGAAAGAAATGCCAAGGTAAAAGCAGAGGAAGAAGATGCAAGGAAAAAAGTCTTAAAGCTATCCCCGGACGCATTTATGGAAAAAATGAAAAAAAGCAAGGACGGCACTGTTCCTATGGAATAA